The proteins below are encoded in one region of Garra rufa chromosome 12, GarRuf1.0, whole genome shotgun sequence:
- the LOC141346492 gene encoding RNA-binding protein 26-like: MIIENLDALKTWLSKTLEPICDADPSALAKYVVALVKKDKSEKELKALCIDQLDVFLQKETQTFVDKLFEAVNAKSYLPQPEQPTSTSRAETHQRTEKDDTKKEEPSREEDRDKKFSRRINHSPPSSSRYSRDSRRVDDRKKDDRSRKREYDRNPPRRDSYRERYNRRRERSRSYSRSRSRSWSKDRNRDRDRERDRDRDRDRSRSRSRTRTRSRSRSRERDSGKPKYEHSRPERQEGAAAGDGYTATPLTPGNSSAHFPVPTLSSTITVIAPTHHGNNTTESWSEFPQDHTPFGRGGPPRKRCRDYDEKGFCMRGDMCPFDHGSDPVVVEDVNLPSILPFQPPPPLPGVDGPPPPGLPPPHSLLTPPVNLRPPVPPPGTMPPSLPPVAGPPPPLPALQPSGMDGPPNSITSSVPTIVTSGVRPPITQPPPPLFTSDSFEPEVYNPEAPSMTSRPMYRHRVNAQRPNLIGLTMGEVDLPPREKMSNSNSARIVLESDSRKRGVGMHDGAIPAKKPWFDKPNFNKPNHHGFQRKMPYSSANTKLAIRQIPPELNNISKLNEHFSKFGTIVNLQVAYNNDPEGALIQFASPDEARRAMQSTEAVLNNRFIRVHWHREDGVEHVHPTPHPSIQTAQEPAVTTLKQSVKDRLGPLPTAHPEPSHNPGGPPQNTNKGSVKDRLGLSKPAGLGGKVFSTSTGLTKTVYNPAALKAGQKGVPFGTTVSAEDALKRKREALKLQQDVRKKKQEILEKHIQTQKLLISKLEKNKTMKAEDKAQIMQTLTALTNSITKLQEEMKGLSSPNALRTTVKSKAQAQKELLDTELDLYKKMQAGEDTAELKIKYTQLQLEAAKRGLLTPGRGRGAHSRGRGALRSRGRGIRGRGRGVPTHAVVDHRPRALEISGFTEADRVDLLPHFAQYGEIEDCQMEDSSLSAIIKYKTRGEAEQAAIHGVRFNNQELRLAWHKPAASLNTTDPDEVEPEDEEFPEDSLVDDSLLQDDDEEEDDNESRSWRR, translated from the exons ATGATCATTGAAAACCTCGATGCCTTGAAGACATGGCTCTCGAAGACTCTTGAACCAAT ATGTGATGCTGACCCTTCTGCTCTTGCGAAATATGTGGTTGCCTTGGTAAAGAAAGATAAATCGGAGAAGGAGTTGAAAGCACTATGCATTGACCAGTTGGATGTATTCCTTCAGAAAG AGACGCAGACATTTGTGGACAAACTTTTTGAAGCTGTGAACGCAAAGAGTTACCTACCTCAACCAGAGCAGCCCACTTCCACAAGCAGAGCTGAAACTCACCAGCGCACAGAGAAAGATGACACGAAGAAAGAGGag CCCAGCCGAGAGGAGGACAGAGACAAGAAATTCTCGAGGAGAATAAACCACAGTCCTCCATCTAGCTCCAGATACAGCCGAGACAGCAG GAGAGTAGACGACCGCAAGAAAGATGACCGCTCCAGGAAGCGAGAGTATGACCGTAACCCACCCAGAAGAGACTCATACAGAGAACGGTATAACCGCAGGAGAGAACGCAGCCGCAGTTACAGTCGCAGTCGTAGTCGCAGCTGGAGTAAAGACCGCAATCGTGACCGGGACAGAGAGCGAGATCGGGACAGAGACCGGGACCGCAGCCGATCACGATCTCGCACACGGACTCGATCTAGAAGCAGAAGCAGAG AGCGAGATTCTGGAAAGCCAAAATATGAGCACAGTCGCCCAGAACGTCAGGAGGGTGCTGCGGCCGGCGATGGCTACACCGCTACGCCTCTCACACCTGGGAACTCCTCTGCTCATTTCCCTGTACCCACCCTCAGTAGCACCATCACTGTCATCGCCCCCACCCACCATGGAAACAACACCACAGAGAGTTGGTCAGAATTCCCACAGGACCACACACCCTTCGGCAGAGGCGGCCCACCAAGAAAACGTTGTCGTGACTATGATG AGAAAGGCTTCTGTATGCGGGGAGACATGTGCCCTTTCGATCACGGAAGTGATCCGGTGGTGGTGGAGGACGTTAATCTTCCCAGCATACTTCCTTTCCAGCCGCCGCCGCCTCTTCCTGGAGTGGACGGCCCACCTCCTCCAGGTCTGCCACCCCCTCACTCACTCCTGACTCCACCGGTGAACCTCAGACCTCCTGTGCCCCCACCGGGCACCATGCCACCCAGCCTACCCCCTGTAGCAG gtcctcctcctcctcttcctgctTTGCAGCCCTCTGGTATGGATGGTCCACCAAACTCCATCACCAGCTCTGTGCCCACTATAGTCACATCAGGTGTCCGGCCTCCGATAACCCAGCCTCCACCACCCCTTTTTACTTCAG atTCGTTTGAGCCAGAGGTGTATAATCCTGAAGCCCCCAGCATGACCTCACGGCCCATGTACAGACACAGAGTCAATGCTCAGCGGCCCAATCTGATTGGTCTGACCATGGGAGAAGTGGATCTGCCTCCTAGAG AGAAAATGTCAAACAGCAACAGCGCGCGGATAGTTTTAGAATCAGACTCCAGGAAGAGAGGAGTAGGAATGCATGATGGAGCGATTCCTGCAAAGAAACCCTGGTTTGACAA ACCAAACTTCAACAAACCCAACCACCATGGCTTTCAAAGGAAAATGCCCTACTCTTCAGCAAACACCAAACTGGCCATCCGTCAGATTCCTCCTGAACTCAACAACATCAGCAAACTAAATGAGCACTTCAGCAAGTTTGGCACCATTGTTAACCTCCAG GTGGCATATAATAATGACCCAGAAGGGGCGCTGATCCAGTTTGCCTCTCCTGATGAAGCCAGACGGGCCATGCAGAGCACAGAGGCAGTACTCAACAACCGCTTCATCAGAGTACACTGGCACAGAGAGGATGGAGTGGAGCACGTACACCCTACGCCACATCCG agCATACAGACTGCCCAGGAGCCTGCGGTGACCACACTGAAACAGTCAGTGAAAGACCGGCTCGGACCCCTGCCCACAGCCCACCCTGAACCCTCACACAACCCCGGCGGCCCTCCACAG AACACAAACAAGGGTTCAGTCAAGGATCGTCTGGGCCTCTCTAAACCAGCTGGCCTTGGAGGAAAG GTCTTTTCCACGTCTACTGGCTTGACTAAGACTGTTTATAACCCAGCTGCACTGAAGGCTGGCCAGAAGGGAGTGCCGTTTGGGACGACTGTGAGTGCAGAAGATGCCCTGAAAAGAAAACGG GAGGCGCTGAAACTTCAGCAGGATGTTCGGAAGAAGAAACAGGAGATTTTGGAGAAGCACATTCAGACTCAGAAG CTTCTGATATCTAAGCTGGAGAAGAACAAGACCATGAAGGCGGAGGATAAAGCTCAGATCATGCAGACCCTCACCGCCCTCACCAACAGCATCACCAAACTACAGGAGGAGATGAAAGGACTATCCAGTCCTAATGCCCTCAGAACAACAGTCAAGAGCAAAGCTCAG GCTCAAAAGGAGCTCCTGGACACAGAGTTAGACCTTTATAAGAAAATGCAGGCAGGAGAGGACACTGCTGAGCTCAAGATCAAATACACTCAGCTGCAATTAGAG GCTGCCAAAAGGGGGCTTCTGACCCCAGGACGTGGGAGGGGGGCCCACAGCAGGGGTCGGGGAGCCCTGAGGAGCCGAGGCCGAGGGATTCGTGGACGTGGGAGAGGAGTCCCAACTCACGCTGTGGTGGATCATCGACCCAGAGCTTTAGAGATCAGCGGTTTCACTGAGGCGGATCGAGTCGACCTGCTGCCACACTTCGCA CAATACGGGGAGATTGAAGATTGCCAGATGGAGGATTCCAGTCTTAGTGCCATCATTAAATACAAAACCCGTGGAGAGGCAGAACAG GCGGCCATCCACGGTGTTCGGTTTAATAATCAGGAGTTGCGTTTGGCCTGGCACAAGCCTGCAGCTTCACTCAACACGACAGACCCGGATGAGGTTGAACCTGAGGATGAGGAG TTTCCAGAGGATTCTCTCGTGGACGATTCCCTGCTGCAGGACGATGACGAAGAGGAAGACGATAACGAGTCGCGCTCATGGCGCAGATGA